Proteins from one Corynebacterium epidermidicanis genomic window:
- the cobJ gene encoding precorrin-3B C(17)-methyltransferase, whose product MSTLFGIGVGPGDPELLTLKAIRALEQVDVVAYHAAPGKTSTAATIARPHFREGLQEELLEYPVTVGATDHPGGYAGALADFYTEAVARLAAHLTAGKSVAVISLGDPMLYSSYQHLHRALAEFATKTEIIPGIPSITAAADVLGLPLAEDDEVLTIIPGTLPSAELKARLAATDTAVIMKLGRTFDKVRDALIEVGLAERAYVVARATMAGQQVSPLLETTEVPYFACVVVPSRVVSSPTDQLGEVVVVGLGPGADRWTTPEVMAELAQATDIVGYSTYVNRVPHRPGQQRHLSDNKVEAERAAMALDMAKRGARVAVVSSGDPGVFAMAAAVLETADDDLWRDVPVRIVPGMTAAQAVASRVGAPLGHDFGMISLSDRLKPWEIIEKRIRALASADMAFAVYNPASKTRREQVAHLRDIVAEYQKPETPVIVARAVGSDVENVVVTSLKDFDPEIVDMRTMVIIGASTTTVYEGVDGTRVFTSRRYS is encoded by the coding sequence TTCGGCATTGGCGTCGGTCCCGGAGATCCTGAACTTCTCACTTTGAAGGCAATCCGCGCCCTCGAACAAGTCGACGTCGTGGCCTACCACGCCGCGCCGGGCAAAACTTCCACAGCAGCCACGATTGCGCGACCACATTTCCGGGAAGGGCTACAGGAAGAGCTGCTGGAATACCCAGTGACCGTCGGCGCGACCGATCACCCCGGTGGCTACGCCGGGGCACTGGCAGATTTTTACACCGAGGCGGTTGCTCGTCTGGCTGCTCACCTAACCGCAGGCAAGTCGGTAGCGGTGATCTCTCTTGGGGATCCGATGCTGTACTCCTCCTACCAGCACTTACATCGCGCCCTGGCAGAATTTGCCACGAAGACCGAAATCATCCCCGGCATCCCATCAATCACGGCAGCTGCTGATGTGCTTGGGTTACCTCTTGCAGAAGACGACGAAGTCCTCACCATTATCCCCGGGACTTTGCCATCAGCTGAGCTGAAAGCCCGGCTCGCGGCCACCGATACAGCGGTGATCATGAAGCTCGGGCGGACTTTCGACAAGGTGCGCGACGCACTCATCGAGGTTGGGCTTGCCGAACGCGCCTATGTCGTTGCTCGGGCCACTATGGCTGGCCAGCAGGTTTCGCCGCTTCTGGAAACCACCGAGGTGCCTTATTTCGCTTGCGTGGTCGTCCCATCCCGGGTGGTGAGCTCTCCTACCGATCAGCTTGGCGAGGTCGTCGTCGTCGGCCTCGGCCCGGGTGCCGACCGCTGGACCACCCCTGAGGTCATGGCGGAATTAGCCCAGGCCACCGACATCGTCGGCTACTCCACGTACGTCAATCGGGTGCCGCATCGCCCTGGCCAACAGCGCCACCTGTCCGACAACAAGGTCGAAGCCGAGCGCGCAGCGATGGCACTGGATATGGCCAAGCGCGGTGCCCGCGTAGCGGTGGTGTCCTCCGGTGATCCGGGCGTGTTTGCCATGGCGGCTGCGGTGTTGGAAACTGCGGACGATGACTTGTGGCGCGACGTGCCAGTGCGCATTGTACCTGGCATGACGGCAGCTCAGGCGGTGGCCTCGCGTGTGGGCGCGCCCCTGGGACATGACTTCGGCATGATTTCGCTGTCGGATCGATTGAAGCCGTGGGAGATCATCGAAAAGCGCATTAGGGCGCTGGCCAGCGCCGATATGGCCTTTGCGGTGTACAACCCGGCATCGAAGACGCGCCGGGAGCAGGTCGCCCACCTGCGGGACATCGTGGCCGAGTATCAGAAGCCGGAAACCCCGGTGATTGTGGCCCGTGCGGTGGGGTCAGATGTGGAAAACGTGGTCGTGACCTCGCTCAAGGATTTTGACCCGGAGATCGTCGATATGCGCACCATGGTGATCATTGGCGCCTCCACCACCACGGTGTACGAAGGTGTGGATGGTACCCGGGTGTTCACTTCGCGGCGCTATAGCTGA
- a CDS encoding HigA family addiction module antitoxin yields MMHNLVHPGEVIYEDVLSELEISVAEAARSLGVSRVALSRVPHGHAAVSPNFAIRFELAGIGTAKLWLDMQTAYDLAQIREDGLPDVKKLVQL; encoded by the coding sequence ATGATGCATAACCTAGTACACCCAGGCGAAGTGATTTACGAAGACGTACTGAGTGAGCTTGAGATCAGTGTGGCCGAAGCTGCTCGCAGCCTAGGCGTTTCACGAGTCGCGTTGAGCAGGGTACCGCATGGTCACGCGGCCGTTTCACCGAACTTTGCGATTCGTTTCGAGCTCGCCGGGATCGGCACAGCAAAGCTCTGGCTTGACATGCAGACAGCCTACGACCTAGCCCAGATTCGCGAAGATGGCTTGCCGGACGTGAAAAAACTGGTTCAGCTATAG
- a CDS encoding type II toxin-antitoxin system RelE/ParE family toxin, whose amino-acid sequence MIVSFQRKGLKLYFHTGSKRGIQVAHAAKLRRILSVLDAATEITPITAIPGFRTHDLDGFWAVKVSGNWRIIFRFIGEDVELVDYLYYH is encoded by the coding sequence GTGATCGTCAGTTTCCAACGCAAAGGGTTAAAACTCTATTTTCACACCGGGTCTAAGCGTGGCATCCAAGTTGCTCATGCTGCCAAATTGCGAAGGATTCTCTCCGTCCTTGATGCTGCTACTGAAATCACGCCGATCACAGCAATTCCGGGCTTCCGAACACATGACTTAGATGGCTTCTGGGCTGTGAAAGTGTCAGGAAACTGGAGAATTATTTTTCGATTCATAGGTGAGGACGTCGAGCTAGTTGATTATCTCTACTACCACTAG
- a CDS encoding Abi family protein, which produces MDVVESNARLWPSKVSYYRFSGYWYPCRIRAGNDTFVPGTSFADVTALYEADR; this is translated from the coding sequence CTGGATGTTGTTGAAAGCAATGCCCGTCTCTGGCCCAGCAAGGTCTCTTATTACCGATTTTCAGGGTATTGGTACCCCTGCAGAATCCGTGCGGGAAATGACACATTTGTGCCTGGCACCTCGTTTGCGGATGTCACCGCTCTCTATGAAGCAGACCGGTAA
- a CDS encoding cobalt-precorrin-6A reductase, which produces MHALILGGTAEARELARLMMGQGWWVTSSLAGRVANPHLPVGEVRIGGFGGPAGLARWIFDNDIEVIIDATHPFAEKISTSAAEAALATGVPLISLHRKPWEPVPGDRWLPVASMDEAASIAARDYHHIFLTIGRQQLAPFARDPHNLYVIRCVEKPTAPLPARHRLILSRGPFDVAGEKELMVGNQIDCLVTKNSGGQLTAAKLEAARSLGIPVVMVERPPLPGGSRAVVAHTPVEVLRLLREM; this is translated from the coding sequence ATGCATGCACTAATTTTAGGCGGAACCGCGGAGGCACGAGAACTAGCCCGGCTCATGATGGGCCAGGGCTGGTGGGTGACATCTTCGCTGGCAGGCCGCGTAGCAAACCCGCATTTGCCAGTAGGAGAGGTGCGCATCGGCGGGTTTGGTGGCCCAGCAGGGCTCGCACGCTGGATTTTTGACAACGACATCGAGGTCATCATCGATGCTACGCATCCGTTCGCGGAAAAGATCTCGACGTCGGCAGCCGAGGCTGCATTGGCAACTGGTGTGCCCTTGATTAGCTTGCACCGCAAACCCTGGGAGCCGGTTCCAGGGGACCGTTGGCTACCAGTGGCGTCAATGGACGAGGCGGCGAGCATTGCGGCTCGCGATTATCACCATATTTTCCTGACCATCGGTCGCCAGCAATTGGCGCCTTTTGCTCGGGATCCGCATAACTTGTATGTGATCCGGTGCGTCGAGAAGCCCACAGCTCCGCTACCAGCGCGCCATCGCCTCATTTTGTCCCGCGGGCCGTTCGATGTGGCGGGGGAGAAGGAGTTGATGGTCGGCAATCAGATCGACTGCCTGGTTACCAAGAATTCCGGCGGACAACTTACCGCAGCCAAACTGGAAGCCGCCCGATCCCTAGGGATCCCCGTCGTAATGGTCGAGCGGCCACCGTTACCGGGCGGTTCGCGGGCAGTGGTGGCCCATACCCCAGTCGAAGTGCTGCGACTGTTGCGGGAAATGTAG
- the cobM gene encoding precorrin-4 C(11)-methyltransferase translates to MTVYFIGAGPGAADLLTLRADRLIRSCPVCLYAGSIVPEEVLAGVPEGAEVINTARMPLDEITTIIARADAEGKDVARLQSGDPSVYSALAEQARRLTELGISYEVVPGVPSFAATAAALGHELTVPTVGQTVILTRVSGRASAMPAGEDLATLGASRATLCIHLAAHDIERVVSELVPNYGSDCPVAVVAFASRPEETIIRGTLNDIAAAVQQAGITRTAMIVVGRVLGAEGFPDSYLYSDDRPRDEHGRTIPCMH, encoded by the coding sequence ATGACTGTTTACTTCATCGGTGCCGGCCCAGGTGCCGCGGATTTGCTCACGTTGCGAGCGGATCGCCTGATTCGTTCCTGTCCAGTGTGCCTGTACGCGGGCAGCATCGTGCCGGAGGAAGTGCTGGCCGGGGTCCCTGAGGGAGCGGAGGTTATCAATACCGCCCGGATGCCGTTGGACGAGATCACGACCATCATCGCCCGCGCCGACGCGGAAGGCAAGGACGTCGCGAGGTTGCAGTCTGGTGATCCTTCGGTCTATTCCGCCTTGGCCGAGCAGGCACGCCGTCTCACTGAGCTCGGAATTTCCTATGAAGTCGTTCCTGGGGTGCCGTCTTTCGCGGCTACGGCAGCTGCCTTGGGGCACGAATTGACGGTGCCGACGGTGGGGCAGACAGTGATCCTGACGCGGGTTTCTGGGCGCGCCTCTGCCATGCCAGCAGGCGAAGACCTTGCTACGCTGGGCGCTTCTCGAGCTACCTTGTGCATTCACCTAGCGGCGCACGATATTGAGCGAGTTGTGTCCGAATTGGTGCCAAATTATGGCTCAGACTGTCCAGTCGCCGTGGTCGCTTTCGCCTCTCGCCCCGAGGAGACCATCATCCGTGGCACACTCAATGACATTGCGGCTGCGGTGCAGCAGGCCGGAATCACCCGAACCGCAATGATCGTGGTAGGTCGCGTCCTTGGTGCTGAGGGCTTCCCGGACTCGTACCTGTACTCCGACGATCGTCCGCGCGATGAACACGGTAGGACAATCCCATGCATGCACTAA
- the cbiE gene encoding precorrin-6y C5,15-methyltransferase (decarboxylating) subunit CbiE yields MTSPAHRPADPPNDPNASHADGASHPPHLAIVDGDADPDFSVSVPYHGVYVIGINPGGFDDLSATARSIIEDADLIIGSTRQLGLIPEHVGAQMKAWPSPLVPAIKEYLKNWRHQNIVVLGSGDPMFHGIGQTLAREFGAENFRVLPAPSSVSLACAELKWPLHGTPVVSLVRAGVEEIVPYLDAGQPFLVLGRDRFTPQAVASLLIDQGHLAAQLVVLSDLGGPQAEVVYATPEAVEQPASGLNVIAVVPDLSRQRSVLPGLPDDAYEHDGQITKSHIRALTVCALEGVPGDLLWDIGGGSGSVAIEFLRATPGAQAVSFERSELRRARIRNNAHRLGVPGLEVAESFPTARPERPTCVFIGGGLTVAGVFEAAWAALIDGGLLVANAVTIQSQALLVDLRAAYGGTLTRIDVSHEHAIGSFTALQPALPVWQWKVRKDSTR; encoded by the coding sequence ATGACTAGCCCTGCGCACCGTCCTGCGGATCCACCGAATGACCCGAACGCGTCGCATGCAGACGGTGCTTCTCATCCGCCGCATTTGGCAATCGTGGATGGCGACGCCGACCCTGATTTCAGCGTTTCCGTGCCCTACCACGGGGTGTACGTGATTGGTATCAATCCGGGAGGTTTCGATGACCTGTCTGCCACCGCTCGTAGCATCATCGAAGACGCCGATCTCATCATTGGCTCCACCCGACAATTGGGCCTCATTCCGGAACACGTAGGCGCTCAGATGAAGGCATGGCCTTCGCCGTTGGTGCCGGCGATCAAGGAGTATTTGAAGAATTGGCGGCACCAAAACATCGTTGTGCTGGGGTCTGGTGACCCGATGTTTCATGGAATCGGTCAGACATTGGCGCGCGAGTTCGGCGCCGAGAATTTCCGGGTTCTACCAGCTCCATCTTCGGTGTCCTTGGCGTGTGCTGAGCTGAAGTGGCCCCTTCACGGCACTCCGGTGGTGTCCTTGGTGCGCGCTGGGGTTGAGGAAATCGTTCCTTATCTGGACGCCGGACAGCCTTTCCTCGTTCTCGGCCGGGATCGGTTTACCCCACAGGCCGTAGCTTCGCTGCTCATCGATCAGGGTCATTTAGCCGCTCAGCTCGTCGTGCTCAGCGATCTGGGTGGCCCGCAGGCCGAGGTCGTCTATGCTACTCCGGAAGCCGTCGAACAGCCAGCTAGCGGATTGAATGTGATCGCGGTGGTGCCTGATCTTAGCAGGCAACGCAGTGTCCTCCCGGGCCTGCCGGACGATGCCTATGAGCACGACGGGCAAATCACCAAGTCACATATTCGCGCGCTGACCGTCTGCGCGCTGGAAGGGGTTCCGGGGGACCTCTTGTGGGACATCGGGGGTGGTAGTGGTTCGGTGGCGATCGAGTTTCTGCGCGCGACTCCAGGTGCCCAAGCCGTGTCTTTTGAACGCTCCGAGCTGCGACGCGCGCGCATCCGCAACAACGCCCACCGCCTAGGCGTACCCGGCCTGGAGGTAGCGGAAAGCTTCCCAACAGCACGTCCTGAGCGACCCACCTGCGTATTTATCGGCGGAGGGTTGACTGTGGCCGGGGTTTTCGAGGCCGCGTGGGCCGCGCTTATCGACGGCGGATTGCTGGTAGCCAACGCGGTGACCATTCAATCTCAGGCTCTCTTGGTTGACCTACGTGCCGCCTACGGTGGCACCCTGACCAGGATTGATGTATCTCATGAGCATGCCATTGGGAGCTTTACTGCGCTGCAACCAGCCTTGCCGGTGTGGCAGTGGAAAGTTCGCAAAGACTCAACACGCTAG
- a CDS encoding SDR family NAD(P)-dependent oxidoreductase, translated as MNDSVVLILGATSDIGGEIARRLAPGQQVVLAARRPQACEQLKEQLLADGASTVNTMCFEATDFSSIETVINQASELGEIAHAVVCFGILGEHERALRNPDHAWDIATVDYTAQISTLLALAARMRTQKTTSRIYAFSSIAGWRARRANFVYGSTKSGLDAFCQGLMDELHGSKVAVTLARPGFVIGSMTAGMKPAPMSVTPADVADAVLAPRRGSATVWIPGRLRALAYVMSIVPRPVWRLMPR; from the coding sequence ATGAACGATTCCGTAGTACTCATCCTCGGCGCCACCAGTGACATTGGTGGCGAGATCGCGCGTCGATTAGCGCCAGGGCAGCAGGTGGTTCTCGCCGCGCGTCGCCCCCAGGCCTGTGAGCAGCTCAAAGAGCAGTTGCTTGCCGACGGCGCTTCGACAGTGAACACGATGTGCTTTGAGGCCACGGACTTTTCTAGCATCGAAACGGTGATCAACCAGGCCAGCGAGCTGGGCGAGATTGCACATGCCGTTGTTTGCTTCGGAATTCTAGGCGAGCACGAGCGTGCTCTGCGCAACCCGGATCACGCGTGGGACATCGCTACGGTTGACTACACTGCGCAAATCAGCACGCTGCTGGCGTTGGCAGCGCGCATGCGTACCCAGAAAACAACGAGCCGGATCTATGCATTTTCATCGATTGCGGGCTGGCGAGCTCGTCGAGCGAACTTTGTCTACGGTTCCACCAAGTCCGGGCTAGATGCATTCTGCCAGGGATTGATGGATGAGCTGCACGGCAGCAAGGTTGCAGTGACGTTGGCACGCCCTGGTTTTGTCATCGGTTCGATGACGGCGGGAATGAAACCGGCGCCGATGTCTGTCACTCCAGCCGACGTGGCGGACGCAGTTCTCGCTCCGCGTCGCGGCAGCGCTACCGTGTGGATTCCCGGGCGGTTGCGGGCGCTGGCCTATGTGATGTCGATCGTGCCTCGTCCGGTGTGGCGCCTCATGCCTAGGTAG
- a CDS encoding M24 family metallopeptidase, whose protein sequence is MSNFPVSVYARRIRHAAELANAAGLDGLVFGTGAELAYLTGSWLSTHERLTALVIPAQGTPSFLLPAVDRGELARSALGELDVEIVGWEDGADPHALAIEALRLSETAPSERGARVGLGATLTADHIFPLQEILRAAGRETVLASSLLKELFMRKDEEEIDQLRAAGKAIDQVHAQVPNLLRAGITERAVAQQLEQLILDVGHTAVDFVIVGSGPNGANAHHDFSDRQLTDGDVVVVDIGGTWGAGYHSDCTRTYVVGGPGAAVDPEYARLYQVLYQAQRAAVAAVRPGVTAASIDDVARDVISKAGYGAEFIHRTRHGIGLSTHEEPFIMAGNDLVLEPGMAFSIEPGIYVPGKFGARIEDIVVVTETGCESLNNNTHQLA, encoded by the coding sequence ATGAGCAATTTTCCTGTGTCTGTGTATGCCCGCCGAATCCGTCATGCCGCCGAACTGGCCAACGCAGCCGGCCTGGATGGTTTAGTGTTTGGCACCGGTGCTGAACTTGCCTACTTGACGGGCTCCTGGCTCAGCACCCACGAACGCTTGACCGCGCTGGTTATTCCGGCACAGGGGACACCGTCTTTCTTGCTTCCAGCGGTTGACCGCGGCGAATTGGCCCGCAGCGCATTGGGGGAGCTAGACGTCGAGATCGTGGGCTGGGAGGACGGCGCAGATCCACATGCTTTGGCCATCGAGGCTTTGCGACTCTCGGAAACCGCCCCCTCGGAACGCGGAGCGCGGGTGGGGCTTGGTGCGACGCTCACCGCCGATCATATTTTCCCGCTGCAAGAGATTCTGCGCGCTGCCGGACGGGAGACGGTCTTGGCTTCCTCGCTGCTCAAGGAGCTGTTCATGCGTAAAGATGAGGAAGAAATCGACCAGCTGCGGGCAGCAGGAAAGGCAATCGACCAGGTCCACGCCCAGGTTCCCAATTTACTGCGCGCAGGTATAACCGAGCGGGCTGTGGCCCAACAACTGGAGCAACTTATTCTTGACGTTGGCCACACCGCGGTTGATTTCGTCATCGTAGGTTCGGGGCCAAACGGGGCAAACGCCCACCACGATTTTTCTGATCGCCAGCTAACCGACGGTGACGTTGTCGTGGTAGACATCGGCGGGACCTGGGGTGCTGGCTACCATTCAGACTGCACTCGCACGTATGTGGTCGGCGGGCCAGGCGCCGCGGTCGATCCGGAGTATGCACGTCTTTACCAGGTGCTTTACCAGGCCCAGCGTGCAGCGGTGGCAGCGGTCCGCCCGGGAGTGACCGCCGCAAGCATTGACGATGTGGCTCGGGATGTCATCAGCAAGGCTGGTTATGGCGCGGAGTTTATCCATCGCACGCGCCATGGCATCGGGCTGTCCACCCACGAAGAACCGTTCATTATGGCTGGTAACGACCTCGTGCTGGAGCCAGGGATGGCCTTTTCCATCGAGCCAGGCATCTACGTGCCTGGAAAGTTCGGGGCTCGCATTGAAGACATCGTGGTGGTCACCGAAACCGGCTGCGAATCCCTGAACAATAACACCCACCAGCTGGCCTAG
- a CDS encoding DEAD/DEAH box helicase: MTVSGVSHFDTFVANLGFPLDDFQIEGCEAVEAGHGVLVCAPTGAGKTIVGEFAVSLALSQGTKCFYTTPIKALSNQKFHDLRKVHGDDAVGLLTGDVSINGDAEIVVMTTEVLRNMIYAESSALDRLTHVVMDEIHFLADASRGAVWEEVILNLDDSVNIIGLSATVSNSEEFGAWLTAVRGDTTVIVSERRPVPLDQWMLVGRKIFPLFDGSGTGKVNRDLEHYIQRLESGDDGSSRGYERKDGFRSRSRRGEQWDNRRGRSGEARPQDRFRPLGRPEVLRILQAQNMLPAITFIFSRAGCDGALYQCMRSQLVLTDQDEANRIAEIVDKGVADIPVEDLEVLDFKRWKQALMRGFAAHHAGMLPAFRHIVEELFTLGLVRAVFATETLALGINMPARSVVLEKLVKYNGEAHVDLTPGQYTQLTGRAGRRGIDTLGNAVVQWAPAMDPRGVAGLASTRTYPLISTFAPGYNMSVNLLATIGFDSAHRLIEKSFAQYQADGSVVTEVAELDRAEHQVNKLKAELADAIAATNPPSTGDPVAEFMEYARIRRELKDAEKDAKRHALESRFDEATAVLRSLQNGDVIAMPGKKHPLLAVVVSAASNKYDPKPWITMETGWSGRVDAESFGVPPVVVGSMSLPRDVTHHPRRGAKYVVQKFQRGNYPRPKRMRLEPRVRGNSKVNELRAELRAHPAHHWPDREQLSRIAERLARRQRDFDRLDSKVSAATDTLGRTFDRILNLLAELDYVEFQEVEGRDIPVITDEGERLAQIHNESDLLVAQCLRRGIWNELDPAELAGVVSLCTFENRKESGGEPEAATDEMATAMTATYSIWTELESDERRHRLPVTRMPDPGFALAMHQWTAGAPLDYCLQAANASGAELTPGDFVRQCRQVVDVLEQVKKTGYTDEICRTARQAVDAIRRGVVAIGA; the protein is encoded by the coding sequence ATGACTGTTTCTGGCGTCTCGCATTTTGACACCTTCGTCGCCAACCTCGGCTTCCCACTCGACGACTTCCAAATAGAAGGCTGCGAAGCCGTAGAGGCTGGCCACGGCGTGTTGGTATGCGCTCCAACCGGCGCGGGCAAGACGATCGTCGGCGAGTTCGCCGTGTCCCTGGCACTCAGCCAGGGCACAAAGTGCTTCTATACGACGCCGATCAAGGCGCTCAGCAATCAGAAGTTCCATGACTTGCGAAAAGTCCATGGGGATGACGCCGTCGGATTGCTCACCGGTGACGTGTCCATCAATGGCGATGCCGAGATCGTCGTGATGACCACCGAAGTCTTGCGCAACATGATCTATGCCGAATCCTCCGCACTGGATCGGCTTACGCATGTGGTGATGGACGAGATTCACTTCCTCGCCGATGCCTCTCGAGGTGCGGTGTGGGAAGAAGTCATCCTCAATCTTGATGACAGCGTGAACATCATCGGCCTTTCGGCCACAGTATCCAACTCGGAGGAATTCGGCGCCTGGCTGACTGCGGTTCGGGGTGATACCACCGTCATTGTCTCGGAGCGTCGCCCCGTCCCCCTGGACCAATGGATGCTGGTGGGACGGAAAATTTTCCCGCTTTTCGATGGCTCCGGCACCGGGAAAGTCAATCGAGACCTCGAGCACTACATCCAGCGCTTGGAATCCGGCGACGACGGATCCTCGCGCGGCTACGAACGCAAAGATGGGTTCCGATCGCGTAGCCGACGCGGGGAGCAGTGGGACAACCGTCGTGGGCGCTCAGGAGAAGCCCGACCACAGGATCGTTTCCGTCCGCTGGGGCGCCCAGAGGTTTTACGCATCCTGCAAGCCCAAAACATGCTGCCTGCGATCACGTTTATCTTCTCACGCGCGGGTTGCGACGGCGCGCTGTATCAATGCATGCGTTCCCAACTTGTATTGACCGACCAGGACGAAGCCAACCGCATCGCCGAGATCGTCGATAAGGGCGTGGCCGACATTCCGGTTGAAGACCTTGAGGTGCTGGATTTCAAGCGTTGGAAACAGGCGCTGATGCGCGGGTTTGCAGCGCACCACGCCGGTATGCTGCCCGCGTTTCGACACATCGTCGAGGAGCTGTTCACCTTAGGCTTGGTGCGCGCCGTCTTCGCTACAGAAACGCTCGCGTTGGGAATCAACATGCCCGCCCGCAGCGTCGTGCTAGAAAAGCTCGTCAAGTACAACGGGGAAGCGCATGTTGACCTCACGCCCGGGCAATACACGCAGCTGACGGGCCGTGCGGGACGGCGAGGCATCGATACCTTGGGCAACGCGGTGGTGCAGTGGGCGCCAGCCATGGATCCCCGCGGAGTAGCTGGTCTTGCGTCCACCCGCACCTACCCGCTGATCTCGACGTTCGCTCCCGGCTACAACATGAGCGTGAACCTGCTGGCCACCATCGGCTTCGATTCGGCGCACCGGCTGATCGAGAAGTCCTTCGCACAATATCAGGCTGACGGTTCGGTGGTCACCGAGGTCGCCGAGCTGGACCGCGCGGAACACCAGGTCAATAAGCTCAAAGCCGAGCTTGCCGACGCCATTGCGGCGACCAATCCGCCGTCGACAGGCGACCCGGTGGCGGAATTCATGGAATATGCTCGTATCCGCCGCGAGCTCAAGGATGCGGAAAAGGATGCCAAGCGGCACGCTTTAGAGTCACGCTTTGACGAGGCCACCGCGGTGCTGCGCTCGCTGCAGAACGGGGACGTGATCGCGATGCCAGGCAAGAAACACCCGCTGTTGGCAGTGGTAGTGTCCGCGGCGTCCAACAAGTATGACCCGAAGCCCTGGATCACCATGGAAACTGGCTGGTCGGGCAGGGTCGACGCTGAGTCCTTTGGGGTGCCACCGGTCGTCGTGGGCAGCATGTCGCTGCCTCGTGATGTCACGCATCATCCGCGACGAGGGGCGAAGTATGTCGTGCAGAAGTTCCAGCGCGGGAACTACCCGCGGCCGAAGCGGATGCGCTTGGAACCGCGGGTGCGTGGCAATAGCAAAGTTAACGAACTCCGGGCGGAGCTTCGTGCCCACCCCGCACACCATTGGCCCGACCGGGAGCAACTGAGTCGAATCGCGGAACGGTTGGCCCGCCGCCAACGCGATTTCGATCGACTGGATTCAAAGGTCTCGGCAGCCACCGATACGTTGGGACGCACCTTCGATCGAATCCTCAACTTGTTGGCTGAGCTGGATTATGTAGAGTTCCAGGAGGTCGAAGGCCGGGACATCCCCGTCATCACCGATGAAGGGGAGCGGCTTGCCCAGATCCACAACGAGTCAGACCTGCTCGTTGCCCAATGCCTGCGGAGGGGAATTTGGAATGAGCTAGACCCCGCAGAGCTGGCGGGGGTGGTATCACTGTGCACCTTCGAAAACCGCAAAGAAAGCGGCGGGGAACCCGAGGCAGCCACAGATGAGATGGCCACCGCGATGACCGCCACCTACAGCATCTGGACCGAACTGGAATCCGATGAGCGCAGGCATCGCCTACCGGTGACCCGGATGCCCGATCCCGGTTTCGCATTGGCGATGCACCAATGGACCGCTGGCGCGCCACTCGATTATTGCCTGCAGGCTGCGAATGCTTCCGGCGCGGAGCTCACCCCAGGCGACTTCGTACGGCAATGCCGCCAGGTGGTAGACGTACTAGAGCAGGTCAAAAAGACTGGCTATACCGATGAGATCTGTCGGACGGCCCGGCAGGCGGTGGATGCTATTCGTCGTGGCGTGGTCGCGATCGGAGCCTAA